The Anaerotignum propionicum DSM 1682 sequence TGTCGGTTTTAGAAGATTATTTGAAGCTGTATCGCCCAAGGTTTATCTATATGATGGCGTATTTTCAAACGCCTACGGGAATTTCTTATTCTTTGGAAAAAAAGCGCCGCATTCTGGAATTGGCAGAAAGATATGATACTTATATCATAGAAGAGGATGATTTCTACGACTTTTATTATAGCAAAGAAGCACCGGTGCCTTTAAAAGCATTGGATTATAAGAATAGAGTGGTTTATATTAAAAGTTTTTCAAAAATATTAATGCCAGGCCTTCGTATGGGTCTTATGGTTTTGCCCAAAAAGATTCATCAAGGGGTTATGGAAGCAAAATATACTACGGATATTTCAACCTCAGGCTTTATTCAAAAAGCCATGGAGCAATATTTTAAGGAAAATGGCTGGGAGGAGCATGCAAAGACTATGCGTGGTTTCGGCGGGGAAAAATACCGTCACACCCTTTCTTTTGCCAAAAAATATTTGGCAGGCAGAGCCACCTTTTCTTTGCCAAATGGTGGTGTTAGCCTTTGGATTCAATTACCTGAAGGAATAAGTGCTGAGGCCTTTTGCAGCCGTATGCTGGAGAAGAATGTGATTCTGACTCCAGGAAGCCAATTTGAAATCAGCGGCAGAGACAGTGGTCATGTCCGTCTGAGCTTTTGCGGTTTGGAGGATGGGAAGATTGAAGTAGGGCTAAAACGTATGAGTGAAACCATTGATAATATGGCGATGAACAAAATGTTTTAGAAATAGGGATACTTTTGATTGAAGTTTGTTTTGGAAAGACCATGTAACTTGTCATGTATTGTCGAAAGGAAACCCATGCAATAACCATCCCTTTGTGGTAGATTGTTTAATGTAGTGAGGTCCAAACAAGGGTTATGGGAGGTTTGAAAACCAAATGAATAAAAGCAATATCGTTACAGCGGAGTTTATCGTTATTTTTATTTCTGTGTATTGTTTTTTTAGACCTGATATTTTATGTTCCTTTGGATATGGTCTGTCGGTGGATGGTACTGTAATTGCAAGAACTTTCTGCCTGCTTTTTGCTTTATATAGATTCGTAAAACTAATATACTTTTTAAATTCGGGGGACAAGAATGGGTCTATAGAATAAAAAAGTTATAATGTTTTTGGTGCAGTTTCGTTAGAACGGTAGAGAGACATATATATAGAATGCACCTCTTTTAGAATACATATTTTTCAATGTTTCGAAAATATTAAGCACTATGCATGTATTTTCCATGATGAAATATGCCTTTCTCTTGACAAACGAAAAGGGACTTACTATAATCTTCTTAACTGAATGAATTGAAAAAAGCCATAAAAAGAAGGAGTATTTAGCGGCAGGCCTTTACAGAGAGAAAACCATTGGTGGAAGGTTTTCGGGAGCCCGTTGAAGAAGCAGTCTTTTTGGATATTCACAGCTCTGCGGCGGAATTTGAAGTATGCTGCGGCGCAGGCCGGCGTTAACGGCATGAAAGCGACGGCGTTTTGCCGTAAGCAGGGTGGTACCACGGTTTAATCGTCCCTGATCCTTAGTGATCGGGGGCTTATTTTTTTCCAAAAAACAAATGAGATGAAATGATTAGGAGGAAATACAATGAAATACATGGGTGTAAATGAAGTAAGAGAGGCTTTCCTTTCCTTTTTTGAAAGTAAAGAACATTTGCGTTTGCAAAGCTTTCCCCTGGTACCCCACAATGACAAGAGCTTACTGCTGATTAATTCAGGTATGGCGCCAATGAAGGCGTATTTTACTGGTCAGGAAATTCCCCCCAGCAAAAGGGTAACCACTTGTCAGAAGTGTATCCGTACAGGTGACATTGAAAATGTTGGTAAAACAGCACGCCATGGCACTTTTTTTGAAATGCTGGGTGATTTTTCATTTGGTGATTACTTTAAAAATGAAATCATACCTTGGTCTTGGGAGTTTGTGACAGAGGTTTTGGGCATTCCTGAGGATAAGCTGTATGTTACAATTTATGAAGAGGATGATGAATCCGGTGATATTTGGCATAATGCCGTTGGTGTGCCTCGTGATAGAATTAAAAAGCTGGGCAAAGCTGATAACTTCTGGGAACACGGTACAGGCCCCTGTGGCCCTTGTACAGAGATTTATTATGACAGAGGGGAAAAGTACGGCTGTGACAGTCCGGACTGCGGTGTAGGCTGTGATTGTGACCGCTATATGGAGTTCTGGAACTTAGTACTCACTCAGTTTAATGCTGAAGTAGATGGAACCTATACAGAACTTGCTCAGAAAAACGTGGATACAGGTATGGGCTTGGAGCGTATGGCTACTATTTTGCAGGGCGTGGATTCTATTTTTGACGTGGATACAGTGAAATCAATTCGTGATGCAATTTGCCAAAAAGCCAATGTGGAATATGGTAAAATTGCTAAAACCGACGTTTCTGTTCGTGTTATAACAGATCATATCCGTTCCGTTACCATGATGACCGCTGATGGCGTTTTGCCCTCCAATGAGGGTCGGGGCTATGTGCTTCGCCGTTTGCTTCGCCGTGCGGCACGCCATGGAAAACTACTGGGGATTGAAGGAGAATTCTTGGCAGAGCTCTCTAAATCTGTCATTGCTTGCAGTGGTGATGCTTATCCCGAATTGGTGGACAAGCAGGAATATATTTATAAAATTCTTTCCATCGAGGAAAACAGCTTCTATAAAACCATTGACAACGGCATGGCAATCCTAAAGTCTGACATGGAAGAGATGAAGGAAGCTGGTCAGACAACAATGAGTGGTGACAAAGCCTTCCGTTTATATGATACCTATGGATTCCCCATTGATTTGACAAAGGAAATCTTAGAGGAAGCAGGCATGAATGTGGATGAAGAAGCTTTTGCTGCTGAAATGAAACAGCAAAAAGAAAGAGCGAGAGCGGCAAGAGGAAAATCCACTTATATGGGAGCGGCAGAAACCGTTTATCATGAACTTCCCGTTGAATTAGAGACAAGCTTTGCAGGCTATGATGTGAAGGAAATTTCTGATGCAAAAATCGTTGCATTGATTGCAAATAATGAGGTGGCAGGTGTGGCACAAAAGGGTGACAGTGTTTCTGTTTTCTTGAATAATACACCTTGTTATGCAGAAAGCGGAGGTCAGGTGGGTGACCATGGAACAATCAAAACAGCAAAGGGCATTGTAACGGTAACCGATTGTATTAAGGTTATCGGTGGTAAAATTGCTCATGTAGGTCAGATAACTGAGGGTACAATTTCTGTTGACGAAAAGGCAGTTGTAACAGTGGATTGGGAAAGACGTATGGCAACGGCAAGAAACCATAGTACAACCCACTTACTGCAAAAAGCACTGAGAACCGTTTTGGGCACCCACGTGGAACAGGCTGGTTCTTATGTAAGTCCTGAACGTTTGCGTTTTGACTTCACCCATTTTACAGCCTTGACTGATGAGGAATTAAAGGCTGTTGAAAAAATGGTGAATGATTCTATTTTTGCAAGCTATGTAATTGAGACAGCTGAAATGAGTATTGAGGAAGCAAGAAACAAAGGGGCAATGGCTTTATTTGGAGAAAAATACGGCGATGTTGTGCGTGTAGTTGATATGGGTGGCTATAGCGTAGAGCTTTGCGGCGGTGCCCACTTGACAAACACTGCTCAGGCTGGTTCCTTTAAAATCCTTTCTGAAAATGGTGTTGCTGCTGGTGTGCGCCGTATTGAGGCGGTGACAGGCAGTGAGGCTTTGAAGCATTATCAAGCGCAGGAAGACGAATTGAAGGAAATTTCCCGTTTGGTAAAAGCAACCCCTGATAAGCTGGTTGCCCGTGTGGAACAATTGATGGCTGAGCAGAAAGAGATGGCGAAGGAATTGGAGAAACTGAAAGCCAAAATGGCAGGCGGTGCTGTTGAAGAAATTTTAAATGCAAAAACGGAAATCAAAGGTGTTGCAGTTTTGGCGGCGGAAGTAAAGGACTTGGATGCCAACGGTATGCGTACATTAGGTGACCAGTTGAAGAATAAACTGGGCAGTGGCATTGTTGTTTTGGCAGGCGGCGCAGAAGGTAAGGTAAACCTCTTGGTAATGGCAACAGATGATGCTGTTGCAAAGGGTGCCCATGCAGGTAATATTGTTAAGGCAGCAGCGGCAGCTTGCGGTGGCGGCGGCGGTGGTCGTCCTAATATGGCCCAGGCTGGAGGTAAGGATGCTTCCAAAATTGGTGAGGCATTGGAAGTTGCAAAAGAAACCATTGCACAGCAAATAAAGTGATTTTTCGGGTGTCGGCAAAGCCGACACCCTTTTCTATACCCTTTTTTAAAAATTTAACGTACTAAGGATGGCAAAAAACCAACATTTCAGTCAAATATATAGCACCTATTTAAATGACTTGTAAATTTGGATTACACTTCTGAGATATGCTTCTTTGGGGTATACTGTAAAGGGAAATGTTATTTTCATGTTTCTGTATTGGAGACATTTATTTGTTCTATGAATGATTATGCGTAGCAGGTCTGTGATATTTTCGGAAAAGAAAAAAGAACCACTTGACTTGAGGAGGGAAATACGTTAAAATAAGACGTAAGTAAAGCGAAACTTTTCTTACACAAGTATAGAGGAGTTTCGCTCTTTTTCTGCGCGCGAAGAATAATTATGCAAAAAACAGTTATATTTTGAATAAGGCATTTTTGAATGCCACATTAGGAGGTGCTTCTATGAGTTTAAAAAAGCATTATGATGTAGCAATTATTGGCGGTGGTATCGGCGGGATTATGACAGCATATCGTTTGGTTGAGAGCAATCCCCAAATGAAGGTCTTAATTATGGAAAAAGGTCATGCCATTCGGCAGCGCCATTGCCCTATTGTGACAGGAAAGGTAGAGAAATGTATCAAATGCTCCTCTTGTGCCATTATGGAGGGCATGGCTGGCGCTGGCGCATTTTCCGATGGAAAATATGTTATTTCTACGGAATATGGTGGCTGGCTGACTGAGTTTTTAGAGCCCCAAACGGTCATCCATTACATTGAGCAGGCGGATGAGGTCTTGGTAAAATTCGGTGCAACCACAGACCGTTTTATGCCCAATGATGATTTGAAACGCCTTTGCTTACAGCACGATCTGCATATGAGTCAGGCACAGTTGAAGCATTTGGGAACAGACAGCAACTTTGATACCATGCGGAAGCTGATTGAATATTTAGAAGATAAGGTAGATATTGCTGTTGATACAGAGGCTACTGATGTGAATAAAGATACCAAGGAGATTCATTTGATACACAAAGGGGAGAAAGATGTGATAACGGCGGATAAAATTATATTTGCCGTAGGCCGTGTTGGCAGTCGCTTTTTCTCTGACTGGTGCGAGAAGAATAATATTCCCTTGAAAAATAATCAGGTAGATATTGGTGTGAGAGTTGAGTTACCAGCAATGGTTTGGGATCACTTCAGCAAAAAAATCTACGAACCTAAAATATGGTATCGTTCCAAGCAATACGGTGATACCACCAGAATGTTCTGCTTTAACGAAAGAGGTCATGTGGTAACGGAGAATACAGGGGGTGTGCTGACAGTAAACGGTCATTCCTACCGTGATCAGGCGAGAAAGACGGAAAACTCCAACTTTGCCCTGCTTTCTACCATCCGTTTTACGGAGCCATTTAAAAAGCCCATTGAATATGCAAGATATGTGGCAAGCTTGGCAAATCTTATTTGTGGGGGCGGCGTCATGGTACAACGCTTGGGGGATTTGGAAATCGGCAGACGTTCTGATGAAAGCCGCATCAGAAAGTCCACCACAAGACCAACACTTCATGCAGTAGCTGGGGATTTAAGCCTTTGTATGCCTAAGCGTCAGTTGGATAATATAATTGAGACCCTACATGCATTGGATAAAATTGCCCCGGGCACAGCGAACTACGATACCTTGCTTTATGGGATAGAATGTAAGTATTATTCAGCAAGACCAAAATGTACTGAGTTCCAATTGGACGACTGTCCCGGGCTGTATGCCATCGGCGATGGTGCAGGCTTTACCCGCTCTCTATCACAGGCGGCGGCAAATGGAATGTATGTGGCAGATAAGATTTTAGGAAAATAATAAATCGAGATAACAAAAAAGAGAGGGGAGGGCACAAATTGTGACCTTCCCTCTCTGACATAGAACAAATAGATGCATTTTTACACTAAAAAGGATTTTGTAACCCCCTATTTTTTCTCGGATCGGCGAAGCCAACATGGGGATTACCATTCATTTGCTTTCGTCTTCACGTTCATAAACTGTTGCCATAAGCCATATGTATAAGAA is a genomic window containing:
- a CDS encoding PLP-dependent aminotransferase family protein → MSDTIFHIKLNKEGQTPLYQQLADGLGRLISQGSLAPDSKLPPIRKMAEAYGVNNVTVVTAYKHLESKQMVYSRKGSGTFVSPLPVEAIPSPVAKGNLHSFEVGISFEKAINFANTSLPHELFPVDAFKKAFDEVLEREKGGAFRYMDSMGYQPLREQLCSYIEAYGIKTAPDSVQIISGAQQGIDVISKAMIHFGDVVFVESPTFYGAAGAFLSRGAKLIEIPMENDGMKMSVLEDYLKLYRPRFIYMMAYFQTPTGISYSLEKKRRILELAERYDTYIIEEDDFYDFYYSKEAPVPLKALDYKNRVVYIKSFSKILMPGLRMGLMVLPKKIHQGVMEAKYTTDISTSGFIQKAMEQYFKENGWEEHAKTMRGFGGEKYRHTLSFAKKYLAGRATFSLPNGGVSLWIQLPEGISAEAFCSRMLEKNVILTPGSQFEISGRDSGHVRLSFCGLEDGKIEVGLKRMSETIDNMAMNKMF
- the alaS gene encoding alanine--tRNA ligase, which codes for MKYMGVNEVREAFLSFFESKEHLRLQSFPLVPHNDKSLLLINSGMAPMKAYFTGQEIPPSKRVTTCQKCIRTGDIENVGKTARHGTFFEMLGDFSFGDYFKNEIIPWSWEFVTEVLGIPEDKLYVTIYEEDDESGDIWHNAVGVPRDRIKKLGKADNFWEHGTGPCGPCTEIYYDRGEKYGCDSPDCGVGCDCDRYMEFWNLVLTQFNAEVDGTYTELAQKNVDTGMGLERMATILQGVDSIFDVDTVKSIRDAICQKANVEYGKIAKTDVSVRVITDHIRSVTMMTADGVLPSNEGRGYVLRRLLRRAARHGKLLGIEGEFLAELSKSVIACSGDAYPELVDKQEYIYKILSIEENSFYKTIDNGMAILKSDMEEMKEAGQTTMSGDKAFRLYDTYGFPIDLTKEILEEAGMNVDEEAFAAEMKQQKERARAARGKSTYMGAAETVYHELPVELETSFAGYDVKEISDAKIVALIANNEVAGVAQKGDSVSVFLNNTPCYAESGGQVGDHGTIKTAKGIVTVTDCIKVIGGKIAHVGQITEGTISVDEKAVVTVDWERRMATARNHSTTHLLQKALRTVLGTHVEQAGSYVSPERLRFDFTHFTALTDEELKAVEKMVNDSIFASYVIETAEMSIEEARNKGAMALFGEKYGDVVRVVDMGGYSVELCGGAHLTNTAQAGSFKILSENGVAAGVRRIEAVTGSEALKHYQAQEDELKEISRLVKATPDKLVARVEQLMAEQKEMAKELEKLKAKMAGGAVEEILNAKTEIKGVAVLAAEVKDLDANGMRTLGDQLKNKLGSGIVVLAGGAEGKVNLLVMATDDAVAKGAHAGNIVKAAAAACGGGGGGRPNMAQAGGKDASKIGEALEVAKETIAQQIK
- a CDS encoding NAD(P)/FAD-dependent oxidoreductase, with translation MSLKKHYDVAIIGGGIGGIMTAYRLVESNPQMKVLIMEKGHAIRQRHCPIVTGKVEKCIKCSSCAIMEGMAGAGAFSDGKYVISTEYGGWLTEFLEPQTVIHYIEQADEVLVKFGATTDRFMPNDDLKRLCLQHDLHMSQAQLKHLGTDSNFDTMRKLIEYLEDKVDIAVDTEATDVNKDTKEIHLIHKGEKDVITADKIIFAVGRVGSRFFSDWCEKNNIPLKNNQVDIGVRVELPAMVWDHFSKKIYEPKIWYRSKQYGDTTRMFCFNERGHVVTENTGGVLTVNGHSYRDQARKTENSNFALLSTIRFTEPFKKPIEYARYVASLANLICGGGVMVQRLGDLEIGRRSDESRIRKSTTRPTLHAVAGDLSLCMPKRQLDNIIETLHALDKIAPGTANYDTLLYGIECKYYSARPKCTEFQLDDCPGLYAIGDGAGFTRSLSQAAANGMYVADKILGK